A single window of Rubripirellula lacrimiformis DNA harbors:
- a CDS encoding HEAT repeat domain-containing protein, whose product MLESFMSRLIRLSGPSQVRPLGCRPDPMCRVAAPVSGLAMRQMMAGLILVSTAAMVGCQDGPLYALKAANPYYSMNEWKKDEEIGVTDHERREQLTLLADTIATMAPERQQVWSEHLKRMIENDQSPEMRRLAVLAAGNIKDGSALALVEKGLDDESMKVRMQACDSLGDLRSDQAARLLASTLGTETNLDVKHRAMESLAKHKGSIATDSLRLALSDRNPATRSLAMQSLRGVTGKNYGNDPDTWIAALDGKPAAEAEIRIADRVRDLW is encoded by the coding sequence ATGTTGGAATCTTTTATGTCACGGTTGATCCGCCTGTCCGGCCCTTCGCAGGTTCGTCCGCTAGGCTGCCGTCCTGACCCGATGTGCCGGGTCGCGGCCCCAGTGTCCGGTTTGGCGATGCGTCAAATGATGGCCGGCCTGATCCTGGTTTCCACCGCTGCGATGGTCGGCTGCCAAGATGGGCCACTGTACGCATTGAAGGCCGCCAACCCCTACTACTCGATGAACGAGTGGAAGAAAGACGAAGAGATTGGGGTCACCGATCACGAGCGACGCGAACAGTTGACGTTGTTGGCCGACACCATCGCAACGATGGCGCCGGAGCGACAGCAGGTTTGGAGCGAGCATCTGAAGCGGATGATCGAAAACGACCAAAGTCCAGAGATGCGACGGTTGGCGGTACTTGCGGCCGGCAACATCAAAGACGGATCGGCACTGGCACTTGTCGAAAAGGGCCTGGACGACGAGAGCATGAAAGTTCGGATGCAAGCCTGTGATTCACTGGGCGACCTCCGCAGCGATCAGGCCGCTCGTCTACTGGCTTCAACCCTCGGCACCGAAACCAACCTCGACGTCAAACATCGTGCGATGGAATCGCTTGCCAAGCACAAAGGTTCGATTGCCACCGATTCGCTTCGGCTGGCCCTGTCGGACCGAAACCCTGCCACGCGATCATTGGCGATGCAGTCGCTGCGTGGCGTGACCGGAAAGAACTACGGAAACGATCCTGATACATGGATCGCCGCTTTGGACGGCAAGCCGGCCGCCGAAGCCGAAATCCGCATTGCAGATCGAGTCCGTGATCTGTGGTAA
- a CDS encoding DUF4332 domain-containing protein, which produces MLLDRIDIDAHGPLNCVELGPFAEHLNVVSSPDGSGKTAIIRFVRDSLVNRDYPLGMMSSSTGRVVWADRHGLLHCRREKDGTATGRRTVEFESRGDLTGTQHAYGSTWAHHVANAGTSDSMLAIQSIQLPESLVDGVITDTGVTSVARVVSACVRSGLDSPETYRSLPLGRDSVYRDRSTAPDSVAGHRRDMAGDRRYEEKQHLREELASVESELARLGERGHERESLVARRAELAARLARPTAATFDHFIPRSRYTQWQHELNRLHDRARQLRYRQSELRRWIANIDADLARYNYPAAAESTSFGSHAAVSDENLRRQLDDLDSQMIRWRRALLEVRGLRQALLAGRETWARYAGGPIDETTLRRMRLDGFLHAIDHYEPSRGWDDHYQNAYASTYRPLVHLDEVEARIDSATRNIDWLLSRYADPSAVQHAWFESIPASASYRSSQYHPSDAAFPQSLGETLRAIREDLRGVRRYTSGAAAVSGTLSETYPAAESNLGELEELRHSESWLVAAIEGLSRHRHSLLSQDPTSRDPRWLPRSEPSGYDVNYPASASSNYSRLNLPGMRFERNERSGELDRVTHELNQCLNSAAEIRRSMRTLPVIDSLAAHDHVSYPGASSYFGFAAGDSIDGYSASPADGYHSDWIDRDAIVAEIQAIDARLSSTSRVQWLRERRQRLQDQLRVDTGPVRSQSPLSDAASSWLVRLSAGRLRRVDWPYQLFRAPSANPHRDGSLATGVVINGQDESRCSGADRSLAVMAVRLAAGELLSELGRPVPLIFETHRELFQDDLVQHRSAFGEHGDHGRSNHPIAAALADYAHRGRQVITFTSHQGLAEQLTRVGARTFAVHGQRTVHPHRPLWRPQYETETYVGPHPHTYGDRMADEVRPAGPWVSDRDTFSDRDTVAGRGFVSPSMHPEGVARYATSGANRTYDINRDFDMAWREAYGFYDNPDRTGSDRANPDRPYQGSVRTDQAVDGAGYRDGYYFADQFTTSPVVRPEGRYRDAAPVSNDPATLATGPLVAGGQIVKQVAAPESPFFLSVDSPIDQAPSIDAVAAARLRGLSVTHINHLMQQDSNRLADALGLANVDAATIRRWQAECRLACRVPQLRGFDARVLVGCGITTPAQLAAIHPIDLLGRVEQFLATECGQQLLLSGSSHELSRLTSWIAAANSNHDRQFDGFGRGRVATRRANGSPRHRRSMAADRSGQYLDADLDDADDLRGDYEFDSDRYEYEDADGRAVRSGGRRRRVIRTIDGTAEHLADEYSRRRTRNGAGSAASDRDDSNQRIYPVAGSSGGGGNRGGNGSGNGSGRGKGYGSGTGSGSGSGSAGGSGTGRPNTGRSGRSQSRRSNSGRSGSDSVQREVVRYEQAEREPRSQRAPQTGRGYERSARESESREASRRESGRRRVREEREDRRSNDGGDENELRFYLQRDSDIVDAPSIGARMAERLNQIGLYTVDDLLNSDPETVAEQLGHRRVDADTVLQWQQQSTLVCRVPMLRGHDAQFLVMAEVTTPEELAGQDADDLFGIVDVIARSSDGKRVARGSKLPDLEEVTEWIGYAQHHRELKAA; this is translated from the coding sequence ATGTTGTTGGACCGAATCGATATCGACGCCCATGGACCCCTGAACTGTGTTGAATTGGGGCCGTTCGCCGAACACCTGAATGTGGTGTCCAGCCCGGACGGATCGGGGAAAACCGCGATCATTCGCTTTGTCCGCGATTCGCTGGTCAACCGTGACTATCCGCTGGGCATGATGAGTTCGTCGACCGGGCGAGTCGTGTGGGCCGATCGACACGGGCTGTTGCATTGCCGTCGCGAAAAAGATGGCACCGCCACCGGCCGCCGTACCGTCGAATTTGAATCACGCGGTGACCTGACCGGCACGCAACATGCCTACGGTTCCACCTGGGCTCACCACGTCGCGAATGCTGGCACTTCCGATTCGATGCTAGCAATTCAGTCTATCCAGTTGCCCGAAAGTTTGGTCGATGGTGTGATCACCGATACCGGCGTGACGTCGGTCGCTCGGGTCGTTTCGGCCTGCGTACGCAGCGGACTCGATTCGCCAGAAACCTATCGTTCTCTGCCACTCGGTCGCGACTCGGTCTATCGCGACCGCAGCACCGCACCGGATTCGGTGGCCGGGCATCGCCGCGACATGGCGGGCGATCGTCGCTACGAAGAAAAACAGCATTTGCGGGAAGAACTCGCGAGCGTCGAATCGGAACTCGCTCGATTGGGCGAACGTGGTCACGAGCGTGAATCTTTGGTTGCTCGCCGCGCCGAATTGGCAGCCCGATTGGCCCGACCTACTGCGGCGACGTTCGATCACTTCATCCCCCGATCGCGATACACCCAGTGGCAGCACGAACTGAATCGGCTTCACGATCGGGCTCGGCAACTGCGATATCGGCAATCGGAACTGCGTCGTTGGATCGCCAATATCGACGCTGATTTGGCACGATACAACTATCCAGCCGCCGCCGAAAGCACTTCGTTTGGCAGCCATGCGGCCGTGTCGGACGAAAACTTGCGTCGTCAGTTGGACGACCTGGATTCACAGATGATCCGTTGGCGGCGAGCCCTTTTGGAAGTTCGCGGACTACGACAAGCTCTGTTGGCTGGGCGTGAAACCTGGGCCCGATACGCCGGTGGTCCGATCGACGAAACCACGCTGCGACGGATGCGTCTGGATGGGTTCCTGCACGCGATCGATCATTATGAACCGTCGCGCGGATGGGACGACCATTACCAAAACGCATACGCCAGCACCTATCGTCCGCTGGTCCACTTGGACGAAGTCGAAGCACGCATCGATTCGGCGACGCGGAATATCGATTGGCTACTAAGCCGATACGCTGATCCATCGGCCGTGCAACATGCTTGGTTCGAATCGATCCCTGCGTCGGCCAGTTACCGGTCTAGCCAGTATCATCCTTCCGATGCGGCGTTCCCGCAGTCGTTAGGGGAAACTCTGCGTGCGATTCGCGAGGATCTGCGTGGGGTCCGTCGTTACACCTCGGGCGCTGCTGCGGTCTCCGGTACATTGTCCGAAACGTATCCCGCGGCCGAATCCAATCTGGGTGAACTGGAAGAACTGCGGCACAGCGAATCGTGGTTGGTGGCTGCCATCGAAGGGCTCAGCCGCCATCGACATTCTCTGCTAAGTCAGGATCCGACCAGCCGGGACCCACGATGGTTGCCGCGATCGGAACCGAGCGGTTACGACGTGAACTATCCCGCATCGGCAAGCAGCAACTATTCCCGCCTGAATTTGCCGGGCATGCGTTTCGAACGCAACGAACGATCGGGGGAATTGGATCGGGTCACCCACGAATTGAACCAATGCTTGAATTCGGCTGCCGAGATTCGGCGATCGATGCGAACTTTGCCGGTGATCGATTCCTTGGCTGCGCACGATCACGTTTCCTACCCGGGTGCATCGTCGTACTTTGGCTTTGCCGCTGGCGATTCGATCGACGGATATTCGGCGTCACCGGCTGACGGATACCATTCGGATTGGATCGATCGTGATGCAATCGTCGCCGAGATTCAAGCGATTGACGCTCGTCTGTCCTCGACTTCGCGAGTTCAGTGGCTGCGTGAACGACGTCAGCGTCTGCAGGACCAATTGCGAGTTGATACTGGACCGGTGCGTTCGCAGTCACCGCTATCGGACGCCGCCAGCAGTTGGTTGGTGCGATTGTCGGCAGGTCGTTTGCGACGCGTCGATTGGCCATATCAACTATTCCGCGCTCCCAGCGCGAATCCGCATCGTGATGGAAGCCTGGCCACCGGCGTGGTGATCAATGGGCAAGACGAGTCGCGTTGCAGCGGTGCCGACCGATCGTTGGCCGTGATGGCTGTCCGCTTGGCCGCTGGCGAATTGCTAAGTGAATTGGGACGACCGGTTCCATTGATTTTCGAAACGCACCGTGAACTGTTCCAAGACGACTTGGTTCAACATCGCTCGGCGTTCGGTGAACATGGCGATCATGGGCGTAGCAATCACCCCATCGCCGCCGCGCTTGCCGACTATGCCCACCGTGGGCGCCAAGTGATCACCTTTACCAGTCATCAAGGATTGGCAGAACAGTTGACACGCGTTGGTGCCCGCACATTTGCGGTGCACGGACAGCGCACCGTCCATCCGCATCGTCCGCTGTGGCGTCCCCAGTACGAAACAGAAACTTACGTGGGGCCACACCCGCACACCTATGGCGATCGAATGGCCGACGAAGTCCGTCCGGCTGGACCTTGGGTTTCCGATCGCGATACGTTTTCCGACCGCGATACCGTGGCCGGTCGCGGATTCGTTTCGCCATCAATGCATCCCGAAGGCGTGGCTCGCTACGCCACCTCGGGTGCCAACCGAACCTACGACATCAATCGCGATTTCGACATGGCTTGGCGCGAAGCTTATGGGTTTTACGACAATCCCGACCGGACGGGTTCCGATCGTGCGAATCCCGATCGCCCCTACCAGGGCTCGGTTCGAACCGATCAGGCCGTCGACGGTGCCGGCTATCGCGACGGGTACTACTTTGCCGATCAATTCACGACTTCCCCGGTGGTTCGCCCCGAAGGACGTTATCGCGATGCGGCCCCCGTATCGAATGACCCGGCAACCTTGGCGACTGGACCGTTGGTGGCTGGCGGCCAGATCGTCAAACAGGTCGCTGCACCGGAAAGCCCGTTCTTTCTAAGTGTGGATAGTCCGATTGACCAAGCACCGTCGATCGATGCCGTAGCGGCCGCTCGGTTGCGTGGGCTCAGCGTGACCCACATCAATCATTTGATGCAGCAGGATTCGAATCGTTTGGCCGATGCTTTAGGATTGGCCAACGTGGATGCGGCGACGATCCGTCGCTGGCAAGCCGAGTGCCGACTGGCGTGTCGCGTGCCCCAACTGCGTGGATTCGATGCACGCGTGTTGGTCGGCTGTGGCATCACCACCCCCGCCCAGTTGGCTGCCATTCATCCCATCGATCTGTTGGGACGAGTCGAGCAGTTTTTGGCGACCGAATGCGGTCAACAATTGCTGCTTAGCGGCAGCAGCCACGAACTTTCGCGTCTGACCAGTTGGATTGCGGCCGCCAACAGCAACCACGATCGTCAATTCGATGGGTTTGGACGTGGTCGCGTTGCCACCCGTCGCGCCAATGGATCCCCGCGGCATCGCCGCAGCATGGCGGCAGATCGCAGTGGTCAATATCTGGATGCGGACTTGGACGATGCCGATGATCTTCGCGGCGACTATGAATTCGATAGCGATCGTTACGAATACGAAGATGCCGATGGACGCGCTGTCCGATCAGGCGGACGTCGCCGTCGTGTGATTCGTACCATCGACGGTACCGCGGAACATTTGGCCGATGAATATTCGCGCCGTCGCACCCGCAATGGGGCTGGTTCTGCGGCCTCGGATCGTGACGATTCAAACCAACGTATCTACCCCGTCGCTGGATCATCCGGCGGTGGCGGTAATCGCGGCGGCAATGGATCCGGTAATGGATCGGGACGTGGCAAGGGCTACGGTTCGGGAACTGGCAGCGGATCAGGCAGCGGTTCAGCAGGTGGCTCTGGCACCGGTCGACCGAACACCGGGCGATCGGGTCGCAGCCAATCCCGCCGCAGCAATTCGGGACGTTCCGGATCCGATAGCGTGCAGCGTGAAGTCGTTCGATATGAACAGGCCGAACGTGAACCACGGTCGCAGCGTGCACCGCAAACCGGGCGCGGCTATGAACGCAGTGCGAGAGAAAGCGAGTCGCGTGAAGCCAGCCGGCGTGAATCCGGCCGACGACGTGTGCGAGAAGAACGCGAAGATCGCCGCAGCAACGATGGTGGAGACGAAAACGAACTACGTTTCTATCTGCAACGCGACAGCGACATCGTGGATGCCCCGTCGATCGGTGCTCGTATGGCAGAAAGACTGAACCAAATCGGACTGTACACCGTCGACGACCTGTTGAATTCGGATCCCGAAACGGTTGCGGAACAATTAGGACATCGACGAGTCGACGCTGACACCGTGCTGCAGTGGCAGCAGCAGTCCACGTTGGTTTGCCGGGTACCGATGCTGCGTGGACACGACGCACAGTTCTTGGTCATGGCCGAAGTTACCACGCCCGAAGAATTGGCTGGTCAGGACGCCGATGATTTGTTCGGAATCGTCGATGTGATCGCTCGCAGCAGCGATGGCAAACGGGTCGCTCGCGGCAGCAAATTGCCCGATCTAGAAGAAGTGACCGAGTGGATTGGCTATGCCCAACACCACCGAGAACTGAAAGCCGCCTAA
- a CDS encoding SHD1 domain-containing protein encodes MNPSLRHRRSFSIRTATTRTILAVSVAIGCSAPPVFAQNSDRIWVDTGGTFSVTASMVQCSDDSVVLLRADGGRVTIPLGMLSDEDQQYVAERKASIASTNGLRRQPPKPPVISPLPVFRIPSTAPTTASGATIRFDGPLVSTVRPTLPGPLPSDRAPVTLAIPNTRVGLPKIDFNMDVSPPIPVCKLNESGTRTTVLAASISGNIRLPGEQTRQQLLEFDAASGDAKVAMLHYETIRLLDHHIPSGQSLVLVNYDSLGSGGDLAVVDGWDSGQMGFRHRRPIETGMQAGNLSMETGLAQSGLATTGRATAGLATAGLANTGLAGMGRKLRDAQWIDREHVLLVFDRTMGLWNIVSGESVYQIDRVDSRATPAVSGGKRYIALPYEGGVELLSSATGESLGRIKVERQVPGVEFSPLGNQLAIATTRRVRIWDLPAAALAGDIHSRNSLGKGKPLWIDHDWLLTDSGALVSIFRGVPVWRYDMAGAQCISVGHSLAIFRKSPVTELSVVSLPHPSAQAIIGQIDNEAIDLNPDRWLVPGRSSWGPDGWVDRDIQISGLAPATRR; translated from the coding sequence ATGAACCCAAGTCTCCGGCACCGCCGATCGTTTTCGATCCGCACCGCCACCACACGCACCATCCTGGCCGTCTCGGTCGCCATCGGTTGCTCTGCACCGCCGGTTTTCGCACAGAACTCCGACCGCATCTGGGTGGATACCGGCGGCACGTTCTCGGTCACCGCATCGATGGTCCAGTGTTCGGACGACTCTGTCGTCCTGCTGCGCGCCGACGGCGGACGCGTGACGATCCCGCTGGGGATGCTAAGCGACGAGGACCAGCAATACGTTGCGGAGCGAAAAGCGTCCATCGCAAGCACCAACGGGCTACGAAGACAACCGCCCAAGCCACCCGTGATCAGCCCGCTGCCCGTTTTCCGAATCCCGTCGACGGCGCCCACGACTGCCTCCGGTGCAACGATCCGATTCGACGGCCCGCTAGTCAGCACGGTGCGCCCGACGCTTCCCGGTCCATTGCCATCCGATCGTGCTCCGGTGACGCTGGCGATCCCCAACACTCGCGTGGGGTTGCCGAAGATCGACTTCAACATGGACGTGTCGCCGCCGATCCCGGTCTGCAAACTGAACGAATCGGGCACCCGCACGACGGTGTTGGCGGCATCCATCAGCGGCAACATTCGATTGCCGGGCGAACAGACCCGGCAACAACTTTTGGAATTTGACGCTGCATCCGGCGATGCCAAAGTCGCCATGTTGCACTACGAAACCATCCGACTGCTCGACCACCACATCCCCAGCGGCCAGTCGTTGGTCCTGGTCAACTACGACTCACTAGGCAGTGGCGGCGACTTGGCCGTCGTCGACGGCTGGGATTCGGGCCAGATGGGGTTCCGGCACCGGCGGCCGATCGAAACCGGCATGCAAGCGGGAAACCTCAGCATGGAAACAGGGCTAGCCCAATCCGGGCTGGCCACCACGGGACGGGCTACCGCGGGACTGGCCACCGCGGGACTGGCCAACACCGGCTTGGCAGGCATGGGTCGAAAGCTACGCGATGCCCAGTGGATCGATCGCGAACACGTGCTGTTGGTGTTCGACCGAACGATGGGATTGTGGAACATCGTGTCGGGTGAATCGGTGTACCAGATCGACCGAGTCGATTCGCGTGCCACCCCGGCGGTATCCGGCGGCAAACGTTACATCGCGCTTCCGTACGAAGGCGGTGTCGAACTGCTATCGTCCGCGACGGGAGAATCGCTGGGACGCATCAAGGTGGAACGGCAGGTCCCGGGCGTCGAATTTTCGCCTCTGGGGAACCAACTGGCCATCGCCACCACTCGCCGCGTTCGCATCTGGGATCTGCCGGCCGCTGCCTTGGCCGGTGACATCCACAGCCGCAACAGCCTCGGAAAGGGCAAACCGCTGTGGATCGATCACGACTGGCTGCTAACCGATTCGGGGGCCTTGGTCAGTATTTTCCGGGGCGTTCCCGTTTGGCGTTATGACATGGCCGGTGCCCAATGCATTTCGGTCGGCCATAGCCTGGCAATCTTCCGCAAATCGCCCGTCACCGAACTGTCCGTCGTTTCGCTGCCTCACCCGTCGGCCCAGGCGATCATTGGCCAAATCGACAACGAAGCCATCGACCTGAATCCCGACCGGTGGCTGGTCCCGGGACGCAGCAGTTGGGGCCCCGACGGCTGGGTCGACCGTGACATTCAAATCAGCGGTCTTGCGCCGGCGACTCGGCGCTAA
- a CDS encoding acyltransferase family protein, producing the protein MPTFGRMCERPVMESNASILKPHRRILELDALRALAAINLVLFHFTHVYAVKFGYTSPLGFEWPFGAYGVEMFFILSGFVNSMSLLRRGKPVDFVAARMIRIIPVFLLVIIANLWILPLAPMHQSVSAGQFAANMTLLPRVLGYECVDPVMWTLQIEMMFYVSLVTMFSIGALRRYFIGWGTLLMLSVTVCPLLDAIAPTHGDAGWFAAATAVRRLMLLDFVPLFAMGFLLYMIKTGVGKRWQNIGGILIAATVFHLIDHGKHNPAATALILGLVTMCAYGKVPPLRFRPLIYVSTISYALYLCHNNLGCALIHRFDHAGVPPQICLGIAIVFSFAMAIIITNRIEQPLTNGLRKGWSRYRNGETEAADATCQPSGNTPGLNQ; encoded by the coding sequence ATGCCGACCTTTGGCCGGATGTGCGAACGCCCCGTGATGGAATCCAACGCCAGCATACTGAAGCCCCACCGCCGAATTTTGGAACTCGATGCGCTGCGCGCGTTGGCGGCGATCAATCTGGTGCTGTTCCATTTCACGCACGTCTATGCAGTGAAGTTTGGGTACACGTCGCCGTTGGGATTTGAATGGCCCTTCGGTGCCTACGGTGTCGAGATGTTTTTTATCCTTAGCGGGTTCGTCAACAGCATGTCGCTGCTGCGGCGTGGGAAGCCGGTTGACTTTGTCGCCGCGCGGATGATTCGCATCATTCCGGTGTTCTTGTTGGTGATTATCGCCAACCTGTGGATTCTACCGCTTGCTCCGATGCATCAATCAGTGTCGGCCGGTCAGTTCGCTGCCAACATGACTCTGCTGCCGCGCGTGCTGGGATACGAATGCGTCGATCCGGTGATGTGGACGTTGCAGATTGAAATGATGTTCTACGTGTCGCTGGTGACGATGTTTTCCATCGGCGCTTTGCGTCGCTACTTTATCGGTTGGGGCACACTGTTGATGCTGTCGGTGACGGTCTGCCCGCTACTGGATGCGATTGCCCCGACCCACGGGGATGCCGGTTGGTTCGCAGCGGCTACCGCGGTCCGGCGATTGATGTTGCTGGATTTCGTGCCGCTGTTCGCGATGGGATTCCTGCTGTACATGATTAAGACGGGTGTCGGCAAACGATGGCAGAACATCGGCGGCATTCTGATTGCGGCAACCGTGTTTCACTTGATCGATCATGGCAAGCACAACCCGGCGGCGACCGCGCTGATCCTTGGCTTGGTCACCATGTGCGCCTATGGAAAGGTGCCGCCGCTAAGATTTCGTCCGCTGATCTACGTCAGCACGATCTCGTATGCGTTGTACCTGTGCCACAACAACTTGGGCTGTGCCCTGATCCACCGTTTCGACCATGCCGGCGTGCCTCCGCAAATCTGTTTGGGGATCGCCATCGTGTTTTCGTTCGCCATGGCCATCATCATCACCAACCGGATCGAACAGCCGCTGACCAATGGGCTGCGAAAGGGATGGTCGCGTTATCGAAACGGCGAAACCGAAGCCGCCGACGCGACGTGCCAGCCCTCGGGGAACACACCCGGGCTAAACCAATAA
- a CDS encoding cofactor-independent phosphoglycerate mutase: MNETTATIIRSPFGGNQTDDLAGRSPRQQDCFVPSPPPFIPGPLTAVKYVIVIPDGCADEPIESLGGKTPLQAAHLPAMDSLAARGYQALSNNTPSHWPAGSEVANLCLLGYDPDVYFTGRAPLEAAAQGITLGPDDFAIRCNLVTIEDQIMVDFTADHISTEEATELLSAAQTLVAGDEFGGRFEFVPGVSYRNLLIYRGQPGEKPPFSRDTRSSAPHDLTDLTVANDFPRGPGSDLLVRLMDASAELFANHPVNQKRVAAGKRPATNVWLWGLGGAPNLPSFQDRLGVQGVMITAVDLLRGIAALVGWPRIEVDGATGYLDTDYAAKGQAAIEALDQYDVVCVHVEAPDEASHEGRPDAKIEALQQIDKLVVAPLIEALASHGDHRILVLPDHPTFCSTKKHTHGMVPLVMAGTGINCDAQTTYDEPAAEAAGKKFDHGWDLMEAFIKG; this comes from the coding sequence GTGAACGAAACTACGGCAACGATCATCCGCAGCCCGTTTGGCGGGAATCAAACGGATGATTTGGCTGGCCGGTCGCCCCGCCAGCAGGACTGTTTTGTTCCCTCTCCACCCCCCTTCATTCCTGGGCCATTGACCGCCGTGAAGTATGTAATCGTGATTCCCGACGGATGTGCCGACGAACCGATCGAATCGTTGGGGGGCAAGACTCCGCTGCAAGCGGCCCACCTGCCTGCGATGGACTCGTTGGCAGCCCGTGGCTACCAGGCGCTGTCCAACAACACCCCTTCGCATTGGCCGGCTGGCAGCGAAGTGGCCAATTTGTGCTTGCTCGGTTACGACCCCGACGTTTATTTCACTGGCCGGGCACCGCTAGAAGCCGCCGCCCAGGGGATCACACTGGGGCCGGACGACTTCGCCATTCGATGCAATTTGGTCACGATCGAAGACCAAATCATGGTCGATTTCACGGCCGATCACATCAGCACCGAAGAAGCGACCGAGCTATTGTCGGCTGCCCAAACGCTGGTCGCTGGCGATGAATTTGGCGGTCGATTCGAATTCGTGCCTGGGGTCAGCTACCGAAACCTGTTGATTTATCGCGGCCAACCGGGGGAAAAGCCACCCTTTTCCCGCGACACTCGCAGCAGCGCCCCGCACGACCTGACGGATTTGACCGTCGCCAACGATTTCCCACGCGGGCCGGGCAGCGATCTGTTGGTCCGTTTGATGGACGCATCGGCCGAACTGTTCGCCAACCATCCCGTCAATCAGAAACGGGTGGCGGCGGGCAAACGCCCGGCCACCAACGTCTGGTTGTGGGGACTGGGCGGTGCCCCCAATTTGCCGTCGTTCCAGGATCGGCTGGGCGTCCAGGGCGTGATGATCACGGCCGTGGACCTGTTGCGTGGGATTGCCGCGTTGGTGGGCTGGCCGCGGATCGAAGTCGACGGAGCAACCGGTTATCTGGACACCGACTACGCCGCCAAGGGGCAAGCCGCCATCGAAGCTCTGGATCAATACGACGTTGTTTGCGTCCATGTCGAGGCCCCCGACGAAGCTTCGCACGAAGGCCGCCCGGACGCCAAGATCGAAGCACTGCAGCAGATCGACAAACTGGTCGTCGCCCCGCTGATCGAAGCATTGGCCAGCCACGGCGATCACCGCATCCTGGTCCTGCCCGACCACCCCACGTTCTGCAGCACCAAGAAACACACGCACGGGATGGTTCCATTGGTGATGGCCGGCACGGGCATCAACTGCGACGCCCAAACGACCTACGACGAACCGGCTGCGGAAGCGGCTGGCAAGAAGTTTGATCACGGCTGGGATCTGATGGAAGCGTTCATCAAGGGCTAG